The Vulcanimicrobium alpinum sequence GTTCGCCCTCGTCGAGATCGCGCGCGAACTCCATGAGGCCGTCGGTGAACGTCACCAGCGTGCACGGCGCGTGCAGCGCGATCGCGAAATCGACGCCTTGGTCGTCGCGCAGTCCGATCGGCAGGCCCGCCGTCGGCAAGCGCTGCAGCCAGGTGCCGTCGTCGAGCAGCGGCGCGGGATGGCCGGCGGACGCATATGCGAACCGCCCCGTCACCGGATCGAGCACGCCGAAGATCGCGGTGACGAAGACGCTGCGCCCGCTCGCGACGAGCAGACGGCTCGCGCGATCGAGGATCGCCGAGGGTTCGGCGGATTCGAACGCCGCGGCGCGCAGCGCCTGGCGGATCTCGCCCATGATGACGGCGGCTTCGAGCCCATGGCCGGTGACGTCGCCGATCGTGATCGCAACGCGGCCGTCGGGGAGCGTGAACGCATCGTAGAAGTCGCCGCCGACGCGCTGCGACTCCGACGCCGCGGAGTACGACGCCGAGAAACGCAGATCGGGGAGCAGCGGCAACTGCGCGGGCAGCATCGCGCGCTGCAGCGCGTCGGCGGTCGTCCGTTCGCGCTCGTACAACCGCGCGTGATCGAGCGAGAGCGCGGCGCGCCGCGCGAACTCGCGCAGCATCGCGACCTCGTCGGACTCGTACGCGCGTTCTTCGCGCGACGCGATCAGCGCACCGATCACGCTCTCGCCGCTGATGAGCGGCGCGACGGCGGACCAGCCGGCGCCGAGCCGGCGCCAGCGCGCGTCGGCCGCGCGCTCCGCGGGTCCGGCGACGAAGGGCGCTTCACGCGCGACGACGGCCGCGATCGCGTCCTGCAGCGCGCGGTCAACCGGCTCGCCCGCAACGCGGAAGTGACCGTCGTCGTCGACCAGCGCGACCGAGACGCGTTCGGCGAGCCGCGGCACGAGCAGCGACGCGATCGCGCCGACCGTCGCGTCGACGTCCAGCGACGCGACGAGCCGGTCGCCGGCGTTTGCGATGAACGCTTCGCGTTCTTCCAAGCGCTTTTGCGCGTCGATGTCGGTGAACGTCGCGATCCAAGCCGCGACGGCGGCGTCGGCGCCGCGCACCGGGACGGCGTTGCACAAGAACCAGCGGGAGCGCCCCGTGCGAGCTTCGCGCATCCGCACGTCCTGGGTGATCGGCTGCAGATCCGCGAGCGCGTCGTGCCAGCGCTCGCGCAACGCGGCGTCGTCGGCGGGCTCGATCGGGCGGTGCCATTCGCCGTCGCGCGACGCGTTCAAATCGAGGCCGGTATAGGCGACCCAGCGGTCGTTGACGTACTCCAAGCTCCCGGCCGCATCGGTGGTCACGAGCAGCTGCGGGACGACGTTCGCGAGCGACGCATAGCGCGCTTCGCCGACCGCGAGCGCTTCCGCGGTCGAACGGTTGCGCTGCGCCAGGCGCACCATCAGATCGTTGATCTTCATCAGGAAGACGGCGAGGACGATCACCGCGCTCACGAGTTCCAGGACGCGTCCGACGTACCAGCCGGTGGAGAATCGCGCGTTAGCGATCTCGCCCGCGGAGAGGACCGCGAAGAGCCGCGCCAGCACGACCACCACCAGCCAGACTTGCGTGACGGTCTGCGGATCGAGCGCGACGAGGACCAGCGCGACGATCATCTCGACGATCAGCAGCGGCGCGATGACCTGGGCCAGCAGCGGCGTGTCGACGCCGCCGCGCGTGAGTTCGGGGAGCAGAGCGTGATCGAGCGTGACGAAGAGCGCGTACATCGCGACGGCGCCGAAGACGCTCATCGTGATCAACCGTACGACGTCGCGCGAGATGCGCCAGCGCGCGCGTGCGGCAAGGGCCTGCGCGATGAGCAACGCGCCGAAGCCGAACTGCGATGCGACGTACGCCCAGGCCGCCGTCTGCGTCCCGGAATCGAGTGAGAGTCCGGAAAGCAGCGTCTGCGGGAACGTCTGCGGGAACGTCAGCAGGTAGATCAGCTGCGTCACCGCGGCGTAGCCGTACGCGATCGCGAGCAGCGCGAGGCGCGGGTCGCGCTCGATCCGGTACTGCACGTAGAGCAGGATCGCGGTCAGCGTGAGGACGACGATCCCGGCGCCGACGACGGTCGGCAGAAACGCGACCAGCAGCGGCAGGCGCGCCCCGCCCCAGGGGATCGACGCCAGAAACACCGCGGCGACGAGCGCGCTGCAGACGGCGGCCCAACGGCGATCGTCGGCCGTTGCCGGAGCGCTTGCAATATTCTCGATCGCGCGCGACTCGAGCATTCTCATCGAAGCAGATGATACGACGGCGGCCTGCGCCGAACTGCCGAGCGGCCGCCGAGACGCTCGCGATCGCCCGGCACGGGCTGCGGATCGTGATGCGGATCGTACCCGCGGCGTGCACCCCGGGATATCCGGGGAGAACTA is a genomic window containing:
- a CDS encoding SpoIIE family protein phosphatase, with the protein product MRMLESRAIENIASAPATADDRRWAAVCSALVAAVFLASIPWGGARLPLLVAFLPTVVGAGIVVLTLTAILLYVQYRIERDPRLALLAIAYGYAAVTQLIYLLTFPQTFPQTLLSGLSLDSGTQTAAWAYVASQFGFGALLIAQALAARARWRISRDVVRLITMSVFGAVAMYALFVTLDHALLPELTRGGVDTPLLAQVIAPLLIVEMIVALVLVALDPQTVTQVWLVVVVLARLFAVLSAGEIANARFSTGWYVGRVLELVSAVIVLAVFLMKINDLMVRLAQRNRSTAEALAVGEARYASLANVVPQLLVTTDAAGSLEYVNDRWVAYTGLDLNASRDGEWHRPIEPADDAALRERWHDALADLQPITQDVRMREARTGRSRWFLCNAVPVRGADAAVAAWIATFTDIDAQKRLEEREAFIANAGDRLVASLDVDATVGAIASLLVPRLAERVSVALVDDDGHFRVAGEPVDRALQDAIAAVVAREAPFVAGPAERAADARWRRLGAGWSAVAPLISGESVIGALIASREERAYESDEVAMLREFARRAALSLDHARLYERERTTADALQRAMLPAQLPLLPDLRFSASYSAASESQRVGGDFYDAFTLPDGRVAITIGDVTGHGLEAAVIMGEIRQALRAAAFESAEPSAILDRASRLLVASGRSVFVTAIFGVLDPVTGRFAYASAGHPAPLLDDGTWLQRLPTAGLPIGLRDDQGVDFAIALHAPCTLVTFTDGLMEFARDLDEGERRIEAAIRALARDDIDHLAAAIMKDVLRDDEPTDDIAILTVTIDRFANERRGEEREWRFVSDDARTAAMVRRDVGVLTSAWTGRDDVRFPSELAFGELVANALRHAPGPVRVVLEADVAGVVTLTVEDRGPGFVARGNVVDPFAENGRGLTLVGGLADGFEIGPAPHGGTRARARFDPAERPLAQAR